TCATAGCCCGCACACTGACAGGATGAtctcctcgtgtgtgtgtgtgtgtgtgtgtgtgtacacatgctgGCGCGCACACAGGGAAGTGGTGAGGGCTGGGTGGTGGGAAGGAAAGGTGGACGAGAGCTAACATTGACTGACCACCTACTGTGAGGGGGTGCTGATGGGCGCTTCGCCCCAACAGTACTGGCTCCTTGTGGAGCTCGCTCTGAGCCCGTGGGGATGTTTCCCCATCCCACTCTGACTCATTCAGTCCCGTTTGCATGCAGAGCAATAATGCCTCAACTGTGTATAGCACCGTATGCTTTCCCAAGAACGTATATGCCCCTGACTTTTGACCCTCTCAACAGCCTCCTgttacagaggaggaaactgaggcgggGTCAAGGTGACCAATCGGCTTCAGTTGTGCAACTAGTTGTGCAACTAGCTAGCTGGGAGCAGCTGCTGTCTGCACCCCTTGGGATGCGGGGCTGATCCCGCCCGAGCAGTCTGCTGACAGCCAGGGCCCCGTCATTCCCAGGGGAGCCCACAGTGCCCAGCGCTGAGCATTCAGCAAGTGCTCACTAAGTGCTGACTGGATTTCTCTTTCCCGCACACCACCTTGTGCAGCCACCAGAgagaggggctcccaaagcctgggctcCCGCATGCTTCTCAGGGACCCTTGAGTTTGAATGAGAGGGCGGCCCTCAGATTCAGCCTGGGCTCCCGGGAAAAGCCGGCCTCCAGAATCCTAGGGTTGGAGAGACCTCCCACAAGAGGTGACTAGCTCTCGGGTGTGCACTCTGCTGTAGGACTGGAGCTGGGGGCAGATGGCCTGGAGACACGAGCTGTCACATTGGGGCAGGCGGGTCACCGATGGAGGGAGGCTCAGCCGTttgtccccacccctccacccctggAAGGAATTCTGGCAGCGACAGCGGAGGACAGTGAAGAGGTGGCTATGCTTGTGTAGCCCTCGCCGGATGCGAGGCCTGAGCGCCCCTACAGCATCGGCACTGCTGTTTGGCGTTGCCAACATCACTCTTCTGGCCGTGGGGACCCATGGGCCGTGGCAGGATTGCCTCCCAACCTCCTGGGGGCAACTCTACCGCCTTATCCACCATAGAGAATTTCTTGgcagcctggggggtggggtgggggcaggggctagAGGTGGGCACCGCTCACTGGCTGCCCCTTGCCCACTCGGACACTTTGTGAATCTGTCGGTCCACCGAGATGGAGGTGCGTAGCGTGCCCAGGGAGTTCTCGATGTTGGGGGGCTCCGGCCCGCAGCCCCCTTTCCGGCACAGTTCCCCGTACACCTCCCAGGACTTCTTGCGGAAGCGCTTGCCCACAATCACATAGACCAGCGGGTTGAGGCAGCTGTTGCAGTAGCCCACGTAGGAGCCGATCTGCGTGAAGACATCGATGATTTGCACGTCCCGGCAGCTGGAGATGAGGCCCAGTCGGTGCAGGGTGTCCAGGAAGGTGCTGACCTGGAAGGGCAGCCAGCAGACCACAAAGAGCAGCAGCACCGCCAGGACCAGCACGGTGGCCTTCCGCTCCGTCTGCACCTCCTTGAACTTCTGCATCTCGTTGTTACGCAGCACGCGCAGGATGTGCATGGTGCAGAAGCTGATGATGCTCAGGGGCAGCAGGAAGCCCACCAGGTTTAAGAGCACGTTGGTACACACCTCCCATGTGGTGGACGGGTACTTGATGATGCAGGCGGTGACGTTGTGGCCCTCCTCGCTGTAGTCCTTCATGGTGCGGAACATCAGCATGGGCGAGCTCAGCAGCAGGGTGCAGCCCCACACCACCAGGCTGTAGAGCTTGGCCCAGCGCACGCCGCGCAGGCGGCCTATGGACATGGTCTTGACCAGGGCCAGGTAGCGGTCGATGCTCACCAGCATCAGGAAGCAGATGCTGCTGTACAGGTTCATGTAGATCACGGTGTTGACCACGCGGCACAGGACCTCGCCGAAGAGCCAGTCGAAGTTGTTGGCCAAGGTGATGGCCCAGAAGGGCAGCCCGCAGGTTAGGATCAGGTCGGCCACTGCCAGGTTGCCCAGGTAGATCTCTGCCACCGTGCAGCTGCTCTTGTGCAGGCAGAAGACACTGAGGACGAAGATGTTTTCAAGTGAGGCCAGGATGAAGATGGCCCAGAGGAAGGGGGTCTGGATGGTATTGAACCAGCTCCACCACTCCGGCAGGGGGCAGTCTTTGCTTGGGGCGAGGGTCGAGTTcaaagcgggcactaggactgtcgaGGTGACATTGAGCATCCTGGCACTGAAAGAAAGTGGGGAAGAGGCTGTTTACACGCCCCAGCTGGCGCAGTAGGAGAGGGGAATTAAGGTGCCTCCGTTCAACAATTTCAACCCACCCAGCAgcggggaagaaaggcctgggtaaAAACCAAGGATCTCCCCCCgcaaccccacccccaagaagatcTGCTCCAACACCCGGGGTGGCCGTGAGCTTGAATGGTTCGCTTCTTTAGTTTTCCAATGACGCAGCTGCAGCTTGTGGACAGTGAAGGCAGAATGGAGTTCGAGGCCTTTTCTGGGGTCAGGTGAACCCAGAggcatgcctgcctccctggggcTTTAGagactcccccccaccctcctctgctcacggagCCTAAACTGGCTCCCCAGGTTCCTGCCTCATGGCTCCCCTGGCTGTTTCCGTGGCCTGGGTCTCCTCATCAGTGCTAACAGTCACGGGACTGGACCTGGGCCTCCCTGCAGCTCTCCGTGTGGGGACAGAGAACAGGAAGAAAGTGTGTGTTATGAAACCTTTAGGCTCATGTCTTAAGGAGCCcggcaggctgggtttctgggctggagggaggccttcacccttgtgagtgggaggtgagtcccaatcacattctcataattaatactGTTCCCCACCATATCCTCCCATCATCGTGCTGCCTTAAACTTACCTCTTGCAGACACGTGGCTGATTGCTATGTAGCCGGGAGCTTTAACTGCTGAAGATAGCCACCCCCTTGACCTGCCCTGAGCACTGGTGTAGTTACTCCTTTTACATACTCGgggacctttagggttagggtacagcccactttgttacgtttgtggttacctgtaattgggGGGCTTGCATGGCCCGAGGAAAGATAAACTGTTGGAAATATAGTCTCTCTCTCTGCGTGGACCTGAAGTCATGGAGGCGGAGGTGAGCGCTGCATGCTctgtcttgtctgatgtctctttaatttacccctcaattacacaacagcCCCTTGGGCCCGTttagttgtgggggctggtaccccacatcTTGGGATGGAGGACACCCCAACACCTCCTTCCTATCACATGGACCCCTCCCAAAGGCGCTGCCACCTGTGCCTCACAAGCCTGGGCCCACATGAGTCCTTCCCTACAGAGGAAAAGGAGCCATGCAAGACAGAGAGATGCCAGCCAGGCCCCAGCGCCAGGGACCCCCTGCCACACCCCGTGTCCTAGGAACCCAGATGTCTCCTGACAAACGTCAGCATCCTGGTTCCCAGGTCTCCCCTCAGGCCGCGTTGATGATGGTCAGGACGGTGGAGCCAGACAAGCCTCCTGGGTTCAAAGCCCGGGCTCTTCGTTCATGAGCTGTGACCTGTGGGGGGAGTTACTTTACCTTTCTGAACCTCACTAGCCTACCTTGTCAAATGAGAACGATAAGAATCCACCTCTCAGGCTTATGCGGGGACTAGAGACAATGCCCAGGAAGCCGCCCAGTGGCACTCATTTCAATACACACTCGATACTATCTGGATAATGATTTATTTCTGTTAGCCTCTTAGAAAAGGGGTGTTCGATGCCGGCATGGCTTGCTGAATTCTTGCTCCCGTGTCAGGGATACCGAGAAGGATGATGGGTGGACTGGCAGATCCAGGCAGAGTACCggcaaaggcagagagaggggcaggaggTGCCTCGTGGAATCCAATAGGCTGGTCCCCTCACTTAGGCTGAGTGGAGGGTGTGAGGTGGGTGTGAGGCGGGTGCTCGGCGCAGAGCCTGGGGAACTTGAAAAccaggaaaaggaagtggtgcttGATTCTATGGGCGACCAGGAGCCACTGAAGGCTCATGACCCAGCGCACTACGCTTTTAGAGGCTGCTTTGCTCTCCTTGTTCACTGCATCTGGATTGAACATGCggccacaccctccttgccttcTCCCCTGGAGGGGGTACTTGGATGTTGAGGGTGGTCTAGGAGACTAGACAAGATCAAATGCATGGGGCCAGGAGGCATCAGGAAGCCTGATCCTCCTCAGGGACCCCCATGGAGCCCCCTTGGTCTGGCCCTGGGCCCTCTTTTCTGCAGTTTCAGAGACCCACAGACTCAGTGCCTCAGTCCCCTGTCATTGCCCCACTCATTACAGACAGGAGTTGATAGCCAGCCCCAGATGCCATGACTCATTTCCCAGCAGGATGGCCCTCCTGGCCTAGGCTGGCTCTTTGGAGCCCTAGAACCATCAGGAGGTGACTTGGGAAGTACAGAATTGGGGGTCAGAGTGCTCTGTGGACCCCAGCTGGGATGGTCATCAGTCAGCTCCAGAGGAGACCTTCTATGCCACAGGCCGAGCTCGACTTCTCTCATCTGGTCAGCTTCCCTCCTCAGAAGGTACTGGCCGTCCATTAGAAGCCACCAGTGTGTTGGAGACATCTTGTCTCTCCAGGTGACCCTGGGCTCCTGTCTGACCAGCTGAGTGTAGATTTGAGGGATTAGGTCTCTGACCTTCATTTCCAAGTTCATCCAGGAAGGCTTCCTCTCTGCTTCCCACCCCTgggccccacagagcaactcgctCCCTGGTTCCCACCAGGGGATTCGAACACTGGTCTCCTGAATCCGTTGGGTCTCatgttggtgcagtgggtgatccACAGGGCTGCTCACCGCAATTTGGTCCTTCAAAccgaccagagaaagatgaggctgtctgccccggtaaagactcacagcctcggacacccacagggacaattccacCTTCTCCCACAGGGTTGCGACGAGTCAAACCCGACTCCATGGCGGTGGGTTAGGGGTGCCGGGAGATGAATGTAGCCGCAGGCCCTTCATCCCGGGCCCCGCTGTGACGGTCCCCCAGCCTCCATAAGCAGTCAGTGGAGGGATCTCTTTGACTCACCCGAAGGGGGCTGAGGTGGGCTCCAGGTCTTCATCAGAGAACACGAACATGAGTCTtttccaggcagagaacatttacGGCCAGAGTGGGCTGCGGTGCAGTTCCCGGGCTCCTGGAGCAAAGGAGGTAGTTAGAAGGCAGCTGGGGGCATCAGACACAGTCTCTAGGCCCTGGCAGGGGGGGGGGTGGTCTGCAGCTGCCTTTCCCTTCATCAGCCCCCAGATGTCATTTGGCAACCATGTCGGTTCTGACTGGTGCCTGTGTGTGCGGAGAAGTGACCCATGAGGTCTTCTAGGCTGTGACCTCAGGAAGCCGAGCACCTGCTTCGGAAATGTCTCTGGGTGGGACTGCATATGTAACCTTTGTGCCTGCCACTCAGGATTCTCTCAGTCTCCTTACAGGTCATTGTGAAGTACACCCCTgctgtgtactgtgtgtgtgtgtgtgtgtgcgcgcattcGCGTGTGTGTCTACTTATGCTGAGATTGGAATTGGAGTCCACTGGGAACCCTGGCAgggcagtggttacacactgggctgctaactaacacttcagcggtttgaaccccgcAGCCGCCCcacgggagaacgatgaggctggctgctcctgtagaTCTTTACAGTGTCGGAGACACAAAGGGGGCAGTCTGTGAGTCGGAAATGGCTTGTGGTTTTGGGGACATGGAGCTGAGGCCGAGCAGTCTCCGTCCTCCAGGAGCAGccccagggagaaagcagacaTCACTCCGACAGCCACGGGGTGATCCAAAGGggtgcactcactgccatcacgtcagtgctgactcagagcgaccccatgcGGCAGAGCAgaaccttccctgcaggtttcccAGACGGCgattctttacaagagcagaaagactcagctttctcccgaggagctgctggttttgaactgctgacctggcagttaggagcccaatggCTCACCTATGATGGTTGCCACCAGGGCTTTTTCATACAAGCTCTCAGGACAGCTTCATGTGGGTGCTAACCAGAGCTGGGGCCTCGATGAGGCTTGAGTTATGGGTGAAAGGATGGGGATGGGACGGAGTGCTGATAGCAAGAAGAgcaggtgcaaaggccctgaggcaggaaGAAGACTGGCGAGGTTGTGTGCCAGGTCCTGGTGGTCGCCAGTCTAaatggagaggggtgggggagactaAGAGGACAGGGGTTCCAGTGGTGTTTGGAGTATAGAACGGACGTGCCTGGAGAAGGTTGGACACAGGTGGACGTGGAGGAGGTATGACAAATGACCTCTTGGAACTGCTATCGACTGAGAaaggagcagggggtgggggttggtttaGAAGGACAGTTCATGAGCTTAGACTTGAACCTGTCACCTTGGAAGTGCTTGGAGCTTGGCCTGGAGCTCAGGGACTGATCAGGGCTGAGGGCGAGCTTTGTCTCTGTGtgaggaggcagggaggggcaggATCCAGAGTGGCCTTGAGCctaaagagagagacagacacagatgaGCGCAGTATCCAGAGTAGAGTTACGACAAGCCCACTTACAACTGGTAGCTCTCTGCACCTTAGTAACACAACTGTATACAACACGGCAGCCTGCCCGTGCTGATGTCACCTTTCTCATGCTCACTTGCTGAAGTTCAGGTCGGTCAATGTTCATCGATCACCATGTGCGACAACTGAGCTAGCCCCACACTTGTATCCGCTGCAGCCCCATCTTTAGGCTGACCACACTGACAATGGGGTCTTTAAGAGACTGATATGAACAGGCAGACAGGGTGGGAAAGAAGAGGTATTTTAACTTATGTCAGAAAGGACTTAGGACAAAGGACTTAGGACTTTCGGGGCTCTCCACCCTGAGTCCGGGACCACAACTGAGCCCCCAAGGTGGGGGGGGGTACACTTGCTGTCAGCTGGGGCTTCTTCCAAGGATGAGTCTTTCTCTGTGTCTCCTCCTGCTCATCTTTGCTCTCACCCCAGTGGGACCAGAAGTCCCATGCTGGCTACACAGGGAAGCGAGGTGGCCTGAGGAGGCGTCCTGTCCGCTCACACTGGGGGGAAGCCTGCAGGTGAGACTCATCCCAGATCTGGTTCTACCCCCCTGCTCTCTGACCACCCACTCCTGCCCCGGAAGGGCTGGCACACATGAGGTGCATGCAGTTATAGCTGCATTTTTCAGTGTGTGAATGTTCCCATGCATACACGTGTGCAGATGTGCCATACCTGTGTATgtgcacacacaaacccacatggtctcatatgcacatcatgcatgtgtgcatgtacacctgtgtgtgtgtatgtatgggcatggacatgcatgtgtgtgtgtgtgtgtgtgtgtacataggaGTAGTCACAGAGCTGTCCTTTCCCGTTGTGACCCACTCAACTAGAGGGACTGCAACagtgggtctggggctcccagcaACTCAGTCCCCTCGAAGTAGTTACAGGAGATGGAGACCCACCAGTAGGCACTGAGGGGTCGCACATGGTAGAAGAGAGGCTGTACCCTACAGCAACCTGTAGCCAGGCTCTGGGGACGGGGTGCCTGGGCCCCCAAGCAGAGCTGAGAGTGGGGTCCCATGCAGCCCAGGTCGGGGGGGTGGACAGtaaaggaagagggaccctggggAGTGCAGGAGGACCTGAAAATTTTCTGTTCTGACTAGCCTGGCCTGGCCATGGCAAGGCCTCTCTGACCAGAGAGTCAGAGGCCGAGGACTTAAATCACATGCTAGAAGCCGCTTGTTGTCACCCTGGTGGCTGCTGGCTGCCATCGAGTCTCCCTTTCCTCATGGGGGCTGGAgggtgacagagtggaactgctcggcCAGGCGTCctggtagatcaccaggcctttcctccatggagcCACGTTGGGGTACTAATTGCCCACCTTGGCTGAGCAGCTGGTTGCAAAAGACTTATTCCACCAGGCTGGTTCAAAGCAATGACTCCTGAATCATCACTTTAAGTTAATTGCTATTAATTAATCAATCACTGCTTTTAACCCTGGTGGCCCTCATTGGGTAAACAGTTCaaagtcggcggttcaaaccctcTTTCCgagggagaatggggaggctgtctgctcctgtgaagacatacagtcttggagatcctaaatagggccactaggagtcaaAGGCCGTTCAatagcagtgttttgttgttgtgaggtgtgggctatgagttaggctgccaactacaaggtctgcagttcaaatccatcagctgctccacaggaggaagataaggctttctggtcccataaagacctGCAGCCTCAGAACCCTGTCTGCAGTGTCGCTGTGAGCCAGAGCGGATTCCATgggtgtgagtttggttttggttctggTATGGCTGAAGCAGTGCCGCTGGCACAGggattaagtgctcagctgcttacCGCAAGGTCGGCGGTTGTCCACCCacagcccctccctgggagaaacagcggcagtctgcctctgtaaagagcccccaaaccaaacccactgccatcgcgtcgattccgactcagagtgatcctgtgggagatttccaagacggtaaatctttatgggagcagacagcctcctctttcctccttggagggactggtaggtttgaaccgttgaccttgtagttagcaacagaGCGACTAACCCACAACGGCCAATGTATAagacctacagggtcaccaggagtccgaTTGACCAGActcctccctcccactctgcagggTCTCCCGTTCCATTTCCAGAAGTGCAGGCAAGTTCCAAGCCTCCTGGGCCGGTTTACTCCCTGACCTCCGCTGTGGGTCCACCTGGTTGGATGTCCCCAGATCTGGCTGAATCAGCCCAGTCAGATCCTAAGTGTTCACTAATGACTATAAACATtgctttcattttcaaaacatacccCGGGTTTCTCGAGCCCAGCACGGTCTCCAGATGTCGGACCCAGGGTTTTGAGGACCTGGCAGAAGCTGACTGATTTGTTGTTCCTAGTCTTTAAGGCAGCTGGTCTGGGGCCAGGTcaccctcttcctccttctcccagcCCTCAGGAATGAGCTGGGGACCACAGGACCGAGGGATGATGGGGCACCATCAGGAGATAGGAGGAAATGCGGAGATGGGGAGGGTGACAGCTCTGTTcccccagctcctcattttgagaCCCCAGCGCCTAGCTGTGCCGGGACCAAGGTGCCCAGCTcatatgggggtggggatgggagcttGTCTCCGGAGTCTAGCAATGGTGCTCAACCCCTGTCTCTGAGGCCTGGGCCAGGGGTGACCGTGGGTCCGGGCCTTTCTTTGTTGTCTGAGCTCTGGAGTGCTGCTCGTTCCCCCCAAGTCTGCTGTCTGTTGGTGGCTGTCATGCAGTCCCCAAGGAGGGTGTGTGACACTGTCAAAGGACATGCCACCCAATGACTGACTGTGACAGTTTTGCGCAGTGTTCCAGCAGAGctgtgttattttttaaataaatatgctCCGGTCGTTAGTGCTGACAAAAAAAactatttcctttttcctttggTTAGCTCTGCTTGCGTCTAGCACCACACCTACAAGGCTGAAACTTGATGCTAATTTACTTATTTACATAAAAATgttcttaataaatcattttattgggggctctcacagctctcagaacaacccatacatctattgtacgagcatatttgtacatatgttgccatcatcatttctaaaacagtttctttctactggagcccttggtaactTATTTACTTTCTGAGTCTCCTAAGGCACGCAGGCCATTATTACCCAATCACGAATCACGTGGTTCTGTCTGCACACTGTTTCCTGGGTTTGCATGGCCCTGATATTGTCGCATTTTCCCGTGCTTTAATTACgactcagcatcgacttgatggcagtgagaccttcctttcaattttttttttgagttttagtTACATATTGTGGTAAGCGGTATTTGTGAAAAGATACCAATAGCTATTTTTGGAGACTGAAGTAGTAAttacaggaaaagaaagagaaacatcAAATAATGCTGTAAACAGTAATACTGTGACTTAATATAGAGCAATTTAACAACAGGATTTTGTTGTGAGTATTCATATCGTCTAAGATGTATTACATTCAAACAATTGCAGCTCTATCATCATGTATTATTGTAACATTGACTATAGACAGTATTATGGATTCCTGAATCAATTCATTGGAATGACAatgttggagaagaatagtgaaggcgccatggactgctaaaaggacaaagatctgtcctggaagaagtacagccagagtgctccttggaggcaaggatgcgagactttgtctcatgtactccgtgtccctggagaaggacatcatacttggtccagtagaggggcagtgaaaacgaggaaggcccctgatgagatgattgacacggtggttgcgacaatgggttcaaacagaacaactgtgaggccggtgcaggaccgggcagggttttgttctgttgtatgtagggccactatgagtctgcacggactcaaaagcacttaacgacaacaacaacaacaacaacaacaacaacgattcCACATGGTCTGGTGTGGGAGGAGGTCTGCGGGGTGGGGAGAGACGCCATCAGTTACTGCACTGGGTGATCCCAACCCTAGTGATGTCATCAATCCATGTGGCTCCTGGCGCATCTGATATCAGATGAAGTAgctaaccaggcctttcttcctggttaaTTCTTGTATGgatgctctgttgaaacctgttcaatGTCATCACAGCACACAAGGCTCCACCGGCACACAGGTGGTGATTGCGCAGGAGGTGGGTTGACTggaattgaacccaggtctcctgaAGGGAAGGTGAGGATTCTACCCCTGAACCTCTTCTGTCCCCTCCTCACCTCCAGAGTTCCTCCCATTGTCTTCTAGTTGATTTGGATGCGTAAGCTTTTTAgcttctgcttttgtaaagagccTCTAAAACAATCCTTCTCATCAGGTCAGCAAAGCATGGCCCAGACAAAGGCGGGaggagaaggagaggtcaagggcACAGAGGTCAGTAGCAGTTGATACACAAGCCTATGTGGACAGTCAGAATGAGGAGGTCCAGGTGGGAGTGGAGACAGAGACATGGAGGTTGATCAGGTGTGGGAAAGCCAATGTGGCCAGGTTCATGGATACACAGAGGCTTGGCAGAGGCTCTTCCTACGAATACATTTACCTACACTGCAAATATAGCTGAGAATCGAGTAGTGCATCTCGGGCAATGTTATGACGACTTCTTAACTCTCCCCAAACATTTTGAGGAAATGAGGCACTGGGCTTGGGGACTTAGGACTCTAGTCACAAGGGACATCGAGGTCAATGGGTACAGCAACCCACAAAGACCATATTCTACCTTCCACTTTGACTAGTGacgactggagtcttaaaagttcACGAGCAGCCATCGAAGATGCAATCATTCCTGTCTGGAGCATTGAAAAGTGAAGAAAGCCCAAGACTTTAGGAAATAATTCACACAAAGGGCTAATGGACCCCATGTAGCTCaggctccacaaccctgagaccagaagaactagatgatgcccagagaggagaCCACCAACCACCGCTCTAAAAGGGACCACATTAGGAAGTCTTGGACAGAgtggggaaaatgtggaacaaaactcaaaattatagaGAGACTAGGCCTACTGATTTGATAGAGACTGCTTGAACCCCTAAGACTGTGGCCCCCAGACCCCTTCAAGCCATGAACTGAACTGTAAATCAACTAGCGTGTCTTCAGCACCTCTCCAGCCTCTGCCACGCTTCCCTTTCCAGTGGTTCCTGGGATCTCGGTCAACTTCAATACCCTTGTTGATATTCCATAAAAGGTAGACAGTCGATACGTTTGAATCCTCGTTCTGGGGAGGAATATTGAGGGTACCATGGTTTCCCCAAAGAGCAAGCAAAATCTATCTTAGAAGACGTCCAGCCcacatgctccttagagacaaggatggtatgactttgtctcatgtactttggacatgttgtcaggagagacccgtccctggagaaggacatcacgcttggtaaagtggaggggcaatgaaacagaggaaggccctcgacatgaTGGATGGGCAGTGTGGCTGCAATGCTGGGCTCAAAGCTAagcaccattgtgaggacggcgcaggactggacagtgtttcgtctgttgtgcacagggccactatgagtcaaaatcagctcGACGGCACCTGAAAACCACACCGTCACCAGTGTGCACAGTCACAGCAGGGAGGAACACACTTCTTAAAACCCATCCTGCCAGCCAAGGGGGCAGCATTCGCCCCCAAACAGAGCAGTGAAGAGGCAGCAAAGAAGGACGAACAGAAACAGGGAACAccactagggcagcggttctcaaccttcctagcacCACGACCCttgcagacagttcctcatgtggtggggaccccccaaccataaagttattttcgtt
This genomic stretch from Tenrec ecaudatus isolate mTenEca1 chromosome 14, mTenEca1.hap1, whole genome shotgun sequence harbors:
- the BDKRB2 gene encoding B2 bradykinin receptor isoform X2, translating into MFSAWKRLMFVFSDEDLEPTSAPFGVFCLHKSSCTVAEIYLGNLAVADLILTCGLPFWAITLANNFDWLFGEVLCRVVNTVIYMNLYSSICFLMLVSIDRYLALVKTMSIGRLRGVRWAKLYSLVVWGCTLLLSSPMLMFRTMKDYSEEGHNVTACIIKYPSTTWEVCTNVLLNLVGFLLPLSIISFCTMHILRVLRNNEMQKFKEVQTERKATVLVLAVLLLFVVCWLPFQVSTFLDTLHRLGLISSCRDVQIIDVFTQIGSYVGYCNSCLNPLVYVIVGKRFRKKSWEVYGELCRKGGCGPEPPNIENSLGTLRTSISVDRQIHKVSEWARGSQ
- the BDKRB2 gene encoding B2 bradykinin receptor isoform X1, with translation MFSAWKRLMFVFSDEDLEPTSAPFGARMLNVTSTVLVPALNSTLAPSKDCPLPEWWSWFNTIQTPFLWAIFILASLENIFVLSVFCLHKSSCTVAEIYLGNLAVADLILTCGLPFWAITLANNFDWLFGEVLCRVVNTVIYMNLYSSICFLMLVSIDRYLALVKTMSIGRLRGVRWAKLYSLVVWGCTLLLSSPMLMFRTMKDYSEEGHNVTACIIKYPSTTWEVCTNVLLNLVGFLLPLSIISFCTMHILRVLRNNEMQKFKEVQTERKATVLVLAVLLLFVVCWLPFQVSTFLDTLHRLGLISSCRDVQIIDVFTQIGSYVGYCNSCLNPLVYVIVGKRFRKKSWEVYGELCRKGGCGPEPPNIENSLGTLRTSISVDRQIHKVSEWARGSQ